A region from the Brassica napus cultivar Da-Ae chromosome C8, Da-Ae, whole genome shotgun sequence genome encodes:
- the LOC106408245 gene encoding zinc finger BED domain-containing protein RICESLEEPER 2-like: MENEKENKLKEFVIENKLDKKWWNIPVEGLSIEELKQRHQAFEHLSSSLCGKDSHWLGKDGGGSSSDPPRRGHCDDGKLNHMVSSSSKIPHTVEETMDVDVQVEGEECQRTQNRGKAIAVDATSGVSSQSKKVMKVVVPRSGVWKHFTRTKESRDRCICHYCQKIFSCATKSGTSNLQKHLSICKEYQAWLISQGMNQMEINTDGNLKSSEVAESVFREASNELIVNLYKPHSSRTATSDIVEMYVRKKAALKNMLRTTKQRVSLTTDIWVSQVTGASYMVITAHFVDATWQLKKLIIGFKYVMDHKGQTIATVLLECLAEWDIEKVFCITVDNATANTSAIRRFHRDFSDVSPESLVLDGSFLHMRCCAHIINLIAKEGLTEVGENVLAIRNAVQYVRSSTPRLNAFDLRVTTGRMSRGTLPMDIKTRWNSTFLMLSRALQFRTAFDRMEAEDRLYNDYFLEMENGVKRCGPPSLRDWSAVEKLKRFLIIFSNSTLVVSASTSVNSYKCYGEIVTIERNLTALANSFDPELKVKASEMLQKFLKYWDGIKSVNRMLILAMVFDPRNKMQFAKLCFEKLYEKESLESKAMLESVGDLLRTMFKEYNTRFRGSTGEASQSNHASSSQAPPESQDQGTDRMELVVEDFGYERMDCVYKEMVAEKGEDTRDGLEVHLKEAVETPKLLLGVEFDILAWWKVHKMKYPVLAEMARDLLAMQVSSMASESAFSTSGRMLEPYRSCLTHYMIEFLMCTEKWMHADIKSFKHKHLMIEASRSKHEVEEGG, encoded by the exons ATGGAGAATGAGAAGGAAAACAAACTGAAGGAATTTGTAATTGAAAATAAGTTAGACAAAAAGTGGTGGAATATTCCTGTGGAAGGCTTGAGTATCGAGGAGTTAAAGCAGAGGCACCAAGCGTTTGAACATTTGTCTTCTAGCTTATGCGGTAAGGATTCACACTGGTTGGGAAAAGACGGTGGTGGTTCATCTTCTGACCCTCCGAGACGTGGACATTGTGATGATGGCAAACTGAACCAT ATGGTTTCCTCATCCTCCAAAATCCCACACACTGTTGAAGAAACCATGGACGTTGACGTTCAAGTTGAAGGAGAAGAGTGCCAACGAACTCAAAACCGAGGGAAGGCCATTGCTGTTGATGCAACTTCTGGTGTCTCTTCTCAGTCAAAGAAGGTGATGAAAGTCGTTGTGCCAAGGTCTGGTGTCTGGAAGCATTTCACCCGAACCAAAGAAAGTCGTGACAGATGCATCTGCCACTATTGTCAGAAGATCTTCTCATGCGCTACCAAATCAGGAACATCAAACCTCCAGAAGCATCTGTCCATCTGCAAAGAGTACCAAGCTTGGTTAATCAGTCAAGGTATGAATCAGATGGAGATCAACACTGATGGCAATCTGAAGTCATCAGAAGTTGCAGAGTCTGTTTTCAGAGAGGCATCAAATGAGTTGATT GTAAACCTCTACAAGCCACATTCGAGTAGGACTGCCACCAGCGACATCGTTGAGATGTATGTGAGGAAGAAAGCAGCTTTGAAAAACATGCTTCGCACAACCAAACAAAGAGTGTCACTTACAACTGACATTTGGGTTTCACAGGTCACAG GTGCAAGTTACATGGTGATAACTGCCCACTTCGTGGACGCAACTTGGCAGCTGAAGAAGCTTATCATAGGTTTCAAGTATGTGATGGACCACAAGGGTCAGACCATCGCAACTGTGCTCTTGGAGTGTCTAGCTGAATGGGACATTGAGAAGGTATTTTGCATTACAGTAGACAATGCAACTGCTAATACTTCTGCCATTAGGAGATTCCATAGGGATTTTAGTGATGTTTCCCCTGAGTCTTTAGTTCTAGATGGGAGTTTCTTGCACATGAGGTGCTGTGCTCACATCATCAATTTAATTGCTAAGGAGGGTTTGACCGAGGTAGGAGAAAATGTGTTAGCCATTAGGAACGCTGTTCAGTATGTTCGCTCTTCAACACCTAGGCTTAATGCATTTGATCTTAGAGTCACAACTGGGAGAATGAGTCGAGGTACCTTACCTATGGATATTAAGACTAGATGGAATTCAACCTTCCTAATGCTGTCTAGGGCTCTTCAGTTTAGAACTGCATTTGATAGGATGGAGGCAGAAGATAGGTTGTATAATGATTATTTTTTGGAGATGGAAAATGGGGTTAAGAGGTGTGGACCACCTTCTTTGAGAGACTGGAGTGCTGTTGAGAAGCTCAAGAGGTTTCTGATAATCTTTTCCAACAGCACTCTGGTTGTTTCTGCCTCTACGTCGGTGAATTCTTACAAGTGCTACGGTGAGATAGTGACCATAGAAAGAAACCTCACTGCACTGGCCAACAGCTTCGATCCTGAGTTGAAGGTGAAAGCGTCAGAGATGTTGCAAAAGTTTCTCAAGTACTGGGATGGTATCAAGAGTGTCAACAGGATGCTGATCTTGGCCATGGTTTTCGATCCAAGGAATAAGATGCAATTTGCAAAGCTGTGCTTTGAGAAGCTCTATGAGAAGGAGAGCTTAGAGTCTAAAGCAATGCTGGAATCTGTTGGTGATCTTCTCAG GACTATGTTCAAGGAGTACAACACAAGATTCAGAGGGTCTACTGGAGAAGCCTCTCAGTCAAATCACGCATCATCATCTCAGGCTCCTCCAGAGTCGCAAGATCAAGGCACAGATAGAATGGAGCTGGTGGTTGAAGATTTCGGTTATGAGCGGATGGATTGTGTGTACAAGGAGATGGTTGCTGAAAAGGGAGAGGATACAAGGGACGGACTTGAAGTGCACTTGAAGGAGGCAGTTGAAACTCCTAAGCTCTTGCTTGGTGTGGAGTTTGACATTCTCGCTTGGTGGAAGGTTCACAAGATGAAGTATCCTGTGCTTGCTGAAATGGCAAGAGATCTACTCGCCATGCAAGTTTCATCAATGGCATCCGAAAGTGCTTTTAGCACAAGTGGGAGGATGTTGGAGCCATATCGGAGTTGCTTAACTCATTACATGATAGAATTTCTCATGTGTACTGAGAAATGGATGCATGCTGACATCAAG AGTTTCAAGCACAAACACTTGATGATTGAAGCTTCAAGGTCGAAGCATGAAGTGGAAGAAGGCGGGTGA